The Felis catus isolate Fca126 chromosome X, F.catus_Fca126_mat1.0, whole genome shotgun sequence genome includes a region encoding these proteins:
- the TAB3 gene encoding TGF-beta-activated kinase 1 and MAP3K7-binding protein 3 isoform X1 translates to MAQGSPQLDMQVLHDLRQRFPEIPEGVVSQCMLQNNNNLEACCRALSQESSKYLYMEYHSPEDNRMNRNRLLHINLGIHSPSSYHPADGAQLNGGRTLVHSSSDGHIDPQHAASKQLICLVQEPHSAPAVVAAAPNYNPFFMNEQNRSAATPPSQPPQQPSSMQTGMNPSAMQGPSPPPPPPPSYMHIPRYSTNPITVTVSQNLPSGQTVPRALQILPQIPSNLYGPPGSIYIRQTSQSSSGRQTPQSTPWQSSPQGPVPHYSQRPLPVYPHQQNYQPSQYSPKQQQIPQPAYHSPPPSQCPSPFSSPQHQVQPSQLGHPGSHVFMPPSPSTTPPHPYQQGPPSYQKQGSHSVAYLPYTPSSLPKGSMKKIEITVEPSQRPGTAMNRSPSPISNQPSPRNQHSLYTATTPPSSSPSRGISGQPKPPFSVNPVYITYTQPTGPSCVPSPSPRMIPNPTTVFKITVGRATTENLLNLVDQEERSAAPEPIQPISVIPGSGGEKGSHKYQRSSSSGSDDYAYTQALLLHQRARMERLAKQLKLEKEELERLKAEVNGMEHDLMQRRLRRVSCTTAIPTPEEMTRLRSMNRQLQINVDCTLKEVDLLQSRGNFDPKAMNNFYDNIEPGPVVPPKPSKKDSSDPCTIERKARRISVTSKVQADVHDTQAAAADEHPSGSKQSPRTQPRDEDYEGAPWNCDSCTFLNHPALNRCEQCEMPRYT, encoded by the exons ATGGCGCAAGGCAGTCCACAGCTTGATATGCAGGTTCTCCATGACCTCCGACAACGTTTCCCGGAGATTCCAGAGGGCGTTGTGTCTCAATGCATGTTACAG AACAACAACAATCTTGAAGCCTGTTGCCGAGCCCTTTCCCAGGAGAGTAGCAAATACTTATATATGGAATACCATAGTCCAGAGGACAACAGGATGAATCGAAATCGCCTTTTGCATATTAATCTGGGTATCCATTCTCCTAGTAGCTACCACCCAGCAGATGGAGCCCAACTTAACGGTGGTCGAACACTGGTACACAGCTCAAGCGATGGACATATTGACCCACAGCATGCGGCGAGTAAACAGCTGATCTGCTTAGTTCAGGAACCACACTCGGCTCCAGCTGTTGTGGCTGCTGCTCCGAACTACAATCCCTTTTTCATGAATGAACAGAACAGAAGTGCAGCTACTCCTCCTTCACAGCCACCTCAACAGCCATCTTCCATGCAAACAGGAATGAATCCATCTGCTATGCAAGGgccttcaccaccaccccctcctcctccttcgtACATGCACATACCTCGGTATAGTACCAATCCCATTACTGTTACGGTATCCCAGAACCTCCCTTCCGGACAGACTGTACCAAGAGCTTTACAAATCCTGCCACAGATTCCAAGCAATCTCTATGGGCCTCCTGGTTCTATTTATATTAGACAGACATCTCAGAGTTCATCAGGGAGACAAACTCCTCAGAGTACGCCGTGGCAGTCCTCCCCCCAGGGCCCGGTGCCTCATTACAGCCAGCGTCCTTTACCCGTTTATCCCCATCAACAGAACTATCAGCCTTCTCAGTATTCTCCCAAACAGCAGCAGATTCCTCAACCTGCTTACCATTCACCGCCTCCTTCTCAGTGTCCTTCACCCTTCAGCTCTCCGCAACATCAAGTGCAGCCTTCCCAGTTGGGCCATCCAGGTTCCCATGTCTTTATGCCACCTAGTCCTTCCACCACTCCACCCCATCCGTATCAACAAGGACCTCCTAGCTATCAGAAACAGGGGAGCCATTCGGTCGCCTATCTCCCATACACACCGTCCAGCTTACCCAAAGGATCCATGAAGAAGATAGAAATCACAGTTGAACCCTCTCAGAGACCTGGGACAGCCATGAACAGGAGTCCTTCACCTATCAGTAATCAGCCGTCTCCACGTAATCAGCACTCACTGTACACAGCCACCACGCCACCTTCAAGTTCCCCTTCAAGAGGCATATCCGGGCAGCCAAAACCTCCATTTAGTGTTAATCCTGTGTATATTACGTATACACAGCCAACTGGACCTTCATGTGTTCCATCACCATCTCCTCGAATGATACCAAACCCaactacagtttttaaaattaccgTAGGTCGAGCAACGactgaaaatcttttaaatttagtGGACCAAGAAGAACGTTCTGCAGCCCCAGAACCGATTCAGCCCATTTCAGTGATACCTGGTtctgggggagaaaagggaagccaTAAATACCAGAGGAGTTCTAGTTCTGGATCAGATGACTATGCCTATACACAAG CCTTGCTGTTACATCAGCGAGCAAGGATGGAGAGGTTAGCAAAGCAGTTGAAACTCGAGAAAGAGGAGCTCGAGCGCTTGAAGGCCGAAGTTAACGGTATGGAGCATGACCTGATGCAGAGACGGCTCCGAAGGGTCAGCTGTACCACGGCGATTCCCACG CCTGAGGAAATGACAAGATTGAGAAGCATGAACAGACAACTCCAGATAAATGTTGACTGTACACTGAAAGAAGTTGACCTCCTTCAATCTAGAG gaaACTTTGATCCAAAAGCCATGAATAATTTTTATGACAACATAGAACCTGGCCCAGTTGTACCACCCAAGCCATCTAAAAAAG ACTCATCAGACCCTTGCACAATTGAGAGGAAAGCCCGGAGAATTAGCGTGACCTCCAAAGTACAGGCAGACGTCCATGACACCCAGGCAGCAGCTGCAGATG AGCATCCATCCGGCTCCAAGCAGAGTCCTCGGACACAGCCCCGAGACGAGGACTACGAAGGGGCTCCGTGGAATTGTGACAGCTGCACCTTCCTGAACCACCCCGCCCTCAACCGCTGTGAGCAGTGCGAGATGCCGCGGTACACTTGA
- the TAB3 gene encoding TGF-beta-activated kinase 1 and MAP3K7-binding protein 3 isoform X2, protein MAQGSPQLDMQVLHDLRQRFPEIPEGVVSQCMLQNNNNLEACCRALSQESSKYLYMEYHSPEDNRMNRNRLLHINLGIHSPSSYHPADGAQLNGGRTLVHSSSDGHIDPQHAASKQLICLVQEPHSAPAVVAAAPNYNPFFMNEQNRSAATPPSQPPQQPSSMQTGMNPSAMQGPSPPPPPPPSYMHIPRYSTNPITVTVSQNLPSGQTVPRALQILPQIPSNLYGPPGSIYIRQTSQSSSGRQTPQSTPWQSSPQGPVPHYSQRPLPVYPHQQNYQPSQYSPKQQQIPQPAYHSPPPSQCPSPFSSPQHQVQPSQLGHPGSHVFMPPSPSTTPPHPYQQGPPSYQKQGSHSVAYLPYTPSSLPKGSMKKIEITVEPSQRPGTAMNRSPSPISNQPSPRNQHSLYTATTPPSSSPSRGISGQPKPPFSVNPVYITYTQPTGPSCVPSPSPRMIPNPTTVFKITVGRATTENLLNLVDQEERSAAPEPIQPISVIPGSGGEKGSHKYQRSSSSGSDDYAYTQALLLHQRARMERLAKQLKLEKEELERLKAEVNGMEHDLMQRRLRRVSCTTAIPTPEEMTRLRSMNRQLQINVDCTLKEVDLLQSRGNFDPKAMNNFYDNIEPGPVVPPKPSKKEHPSGSKQSPRTQPRDEDYEGAPWNCDSCTFLNHPALNRCEQCEMPRYT, encoded by the exons ATGGCGCAAGGCAGTCCACAGCTTGATATGCAGGTTCTCCATGACCTCCGACAACGTTTCCCGGAGATTCCAGAGGGCGTTGTGTCTCAATGCATGTTACAG AACAACAACAATCTTGAAGCCTGTTGCCGAGCCCTTTCCCAGGAGAGTAGCAAATACTTATATATGGAATACCATAGTCCAGAGGACAACAGGATGAATCGAAATCGCCTTTTGCATATTAATCTGGGTATCCATTCTCCTAGTAGCTACCACCCAGCAGATGGAGCCCAACTTAACGGTGGTCGAACACTGGTACACAGCTCAAGCGATGGACATATTGACCCACAGCATGCGGCGAGTAAACAGCTGATCTGCTTAGTTCAGGAACCACACTCGGCTCCAGCTGTTGTGGCTGCTGCTCCGAACTACAATCCCTTTTTCATGAATGAACAGAACAGAAGTGCAGCTACTCCTCCTTCACAGCCACCTCAACAGCCATCTTCCATGCAAACAGGAATGAATCCATCTGCTATGCAAGGgccttcaccaccaccccctcctcctccttcgtACATGCACATACCTCGGTATAGTACCAATCCCATTACTGTTACGGTATCCCAGAACCTCCCTTCCGGACAGACTGTACCAAGAGCTTTACAAATCCTGCCACAGATTCCAAGCAATCTCTATGGGCCTCCTGGTTCTATTTATATTAGACAGACATCTCAGAGTTCATCAGGGAGACAAACTCCTCAGAGTACGCCGTGGCAGTCCTCCCCCCAGGGCCCGGTGCCTCATTACAGCCAGCGTCCTTTACCCGTTTATCCCCATCAACAGAACTATCAGCCTTCTCAGTATTCTCCCAAACAGCAGCAGATTCCTCAACCTGCTTACCATTCACCGCCTCCTTCTCAGTGTCCTTCACCCTTCAGCTCTCCGCAACATCAAGTGCAGCCTTCCCAGTTGGGCCATCCAGGTTCCCATGTCTTTATGCCACCTAGTCCTTCCACCACTCCACCCCATCCGTATCAACAAGGACCTCCTAGCTATCAGAAACAGGGGAGCCATTCGGTCGCCTATCTCCCATACACACCGTCCAGCTTACCCAAAGGATCCATGAAGAAGATAGAAATCACAGTTGAACCCTCTCAGAGACCTGGGACAGCCATGAACAGGAGTCCTTCACCTATCAGTAATCAGCCGTCTCCACGTAATCAGCACTCACTGTACACAGCCACCACGCCACCTTCAAGTTCCCCTTCAAGAGGCATATCCGGGCAGCCAAAACCTCCATTTAGTGTTAATCCTGTGTATATTACGTATACACAGCCAACTGGACCTTCATGTGTTCCATCACCATCTCCTCGAATGATACCAAACCCaactacagtttttaaaattaccgTAGGTCGAGCAACGactgaaaatcttttaaatttagtGGACCAAGAAGAACGTTCTGCAGCCCCAGAACCGATTCAGCCCATTTCAGTGATACCTGGTtctgggggagaaaagggaagccaTAAATACCAGAGGAGTTCTAGTTCTGGATCAGATGACTATGCCTATACACAAG CCTTGCTGTTACATCAGCGAGCAAGGATGGAGAGGTTAGCAAAGCAGTTGAAACTCGAGAAAGAGGAGCTCGAGCGCTTGAAGGCCGAAGTTAACGGTATGGAGCATGACCTGATGCAGAGACGGCTCCGAAGGGTCAGCTGTACCACGGCGATTCCCACG CCTGAGGAAATGACAAGATTGAGAAGCATGAACAGACAACTCCAGATAAATGTTGACTGTACACTGAAAGAAGTTGACCTCCTTCAATCTAGAG gaaACTTTGATCCAAAAGCCATGAATAATTTTTATGACAACATAGAACCTGGCCCAGTTGTACCACCCAAGCCATCTAAAAAAG AGCATCCATCCGGCTCCAAGCAGAGTCCTCGGACACAGCCCCGAGACGAGGACTACGAAGGGGCTCCGTGGAATTGTGACAGCTGCACCTTCCTGAACCACCCCGCCCTCAACCGCTGTGAGCAGTGCGAGATGCCGCGGTACACTTGA
- the TAB3 gene encoding TGF-beta-activated kinase 1 and MAP3K7-binding protein 3 isoform X3, translating into MAQGSPQLDMQVLHDLRQRFPEIPEGVVSQCMLQNNNNLEACCRALSQESSKYLYMEYHSPEDNRMNRNRLLHINLGIHSPSSYHPADGAQLNGGRTLVHSSSDGHIDPQHAASKQLICLVQEPHSAPAVVAAAPNYNPFFMNEQNRSAATPPSQPPQQPSSMQTGMNPSAMQGPSPPPPPPPSYMHIPRYSTNPITVTVSQNLPSGQTVPRALQILPQIPSNLYGPPGSIYIRQTSQSSSGRQTPQSTPWQSSPQGPVPHYSQRPLPVYPHQQNYQPSQYSPKQQQIPQPAYHSPPPSQCPSPFSSPQHQVQPSQLGHPGSHVFMPPSPSTTPPHPYQQGPPSYQKQGSHSVAYLPYTPSSLPKGSMKKIEITVEPSQRPGTAMNRSPSPISNQPSPRNQHSLYTATTPPSSSPSRGISGQPKPPFSVNPVYITYTQPTGPSCVPSPSPRMIPNPTTVFKITVGRATTENLLNLVDQEERSAAPEPIQPISVIPGSGGEKGSHKYQRSSSSGSDDYAYTQALLLHQRARMERLAKQLKLEKEELERLKAEVNGMEHDLMQRRLRRVSCTTAIPTSIHPAPSRVLGHSPETRTTKGLRGIVTAAPS; encoded by the exons ATGGCGCAAGGCAGTCCACAGCTTGATATGCAGGTTCTCCATGACCTCCGACAACGTTTCCCGGAGATTCCAGAGGGCGTTGTGTCTCAATGCATGTTACAG AACAACAACAATCTTGAAGCCTGTTGCCGAGCCCTTTCCCAGGAGAGTAGCAAATACTTATATATGGAATACCATAGTCCAGAGGACAACAGGATGAATCGAAATCGCCTTTTGCATATTAATCTGGGTATCCATTCTCCTAGTAGCTACCACCCAGCAGATGGAGCCCAACTTAACGGTGGTCGAACACTGGTACACAGCTCAAGCGATGGACATATTGACCCACAGCATGCGGCGAGTAAACAGCTGATCTGCTTAGTTCAGGAACCACACTCGGCTCCAGCTGTTGTGGCTGCTGCTCCGAACTACAATCCCTTTTTCATGAATGAACAGAACAGAAGTGCAGCTACTCCTCCTTCACAGCCACCTCAACAGCCATCTTCCATGCAAACAGGAATGAATCCATCTGCTATGCAAGGgccttcaccaccaccccctcctcctccttcgtACATGCACATACCTCGGTATAGTACCAATCCCATTACTGTTACGGTATCCCAGAACCTCCCTTCCGGACAGACTGTACCAAGAGCTTTACAAATCCTGCCACAGATTCCAAGCAATCTCTATGGGCCTCCTGGTTCTATTTATATTAGACAGACATCTCAGAGTTCATCAGGGAGACAAACTCCTCAGAGTACGCCGTGGCAGTCCTCCCCCCAGGGCCCGGTGCCTCATTACAGCCAGCGTCCTTTACCCGTTTATCCCCATCAACAGAACTATCAGCCTTCTCAGTATTCTCCCAAACAGCAGCAGATTCCTCAACCTGCTTACCATTCACCGCCTCCTTCTCAGTGTCCTTCACCCTTCAGCTCTCCGCAACATCAAGTGCAGCCTTCCCAGTTGGGCCATCCAGGTTCCCATGTCTTTATGCCACCTAGTCCTTCCACCACTCCACCCCATCCGTATCAACAAGGACCTCCTAGCTATCAGAAACAGGGGAGCCATTCGGTCGCCTATCTCCCATACACACCGTCCAGCTTACCCAAAGGATCCATGAAGAAGATAGAAATCACAGTTGAACCCTCTCAGAGACCTGGGACAGCCATGAACAGGAGTCCTTCACCTATCAGTAATCAGCCGTCTCCACGTAATCAGCACTCACTGTACACAGCCACCACGCCACCTTCAAGTTCCCCTTCAAGAGGCATATCCGGGCAGCCAAAACCTCCATTTAGTGTTAATCCTGTGTATATTACGTATACACAGCCAACTGGACCTTCATGTGTTCCATCACCATCTCCTCGAATGATACCAAACCCaactacagtttttaaaattaccgTAGGTCGAGCAACGactgaaaatcttttaaatttagtGGACCAAGAAGAACGTTCTGCAGCCCCAGAACCGATTCAGCCCATTTCAGTGATACCTGGTtctgggggagaaaagggaagccaTAAATACCAGAGGAGTTCTAGTTCTGGATCAGATGACTATGCCTATACACAAG CCTTGCTGTTACATCAGCGAGCAAGGATGGAGAGGTTAGCAAAGCAGTTGAAACTCGAGAAAGAGGAGCTCGAGCGCTTGAAGGCCGAAGTTAACGGTATGGAGCATGACCTGATGCAGAGACGGCTCCGAAGGGTCAGCTGTACCACGGCGATTCCCACG AGCATCCATCCGGCTCCAAGCAGAGTCCTCGGACACAGCCCCGAGACGAGGACTACGAAGGGGCTCCGTGGAATTGTGACAGCTGCACCTTCCTGA